In Deferribacter desulfuricans SSM1, the following are encoded in one genomic region:
- a CDS encoding Gx transporter family protein, protein MTQYQNKKLPLIAILTAISIVLGFFENFFPIPIPGVKLGLSNLGIMISLYLLNFKYTLLIALLKSILIPIITGNLIVKITIGLPATLFAFLGMFVYFKLTKHLSSPISTGALGAFIHISTQFIIIKHLFIKNLAFFKIFPYFSIISIFTGILTGLITYKVIKTINDLR, encoded by the coding sequence ATGACGCAATATCAAAATAAAAAATTACCTCTTATTGCTATATTAACTGCCATTTCTATTGTATTAGGTTTTTTTGAAAACTTTTTCCCCATTCCAATACCAGGCGTTAAGCTGGGATTAAGCAATCTTGGTATTATGATATCACTATATTTATTAAATTTTAAGTATACACTTTTAATAGCCCTTTTAAAATCGATCCTGATACCTATTATTACAGGCAATTTAATTGTTAAAATAACCATTGGACTACCTGCCACATTATTTGCGTTTTTAGGTATGTTTGTTTATTTTAAATTAACAAAGCATTTATCATCCCCCATTTCCACTGGTGCACTGGGAGCCTTTATACATATATCCACTCAATTTATTATTATTAAACATCTTTTTATAAAAAATCTTGCATTTTTTAAAATTTTCCCTTATTTCTCAATAATATCAATTTTTACAGGTATTTTAACAGGATTAATTACATACAAAGTTATAAAAACAATTAATGATTTGAGGTAG
- a CDS encoding NusG domain II-containing protein — MKIKPLDIIVISILILISFYPLINKQNGKKKLYLLVEDRKIQISFKDDKISLKESFNKNMVIEIKDHKARILESDCPLQICVRTGWISECNDAAVCIPNKVAIIIECEKPKYDAISK, encoded by the coding sequence ATGAAAATTAAACCTTTAGACATAATAGTAATTTCAATTTTAATTTTAATATCTTTTTACCCTTTGATAAATAAACAAAATGGGAAGAAAAAGCTATATCTACTAGTAGAGGATAGAAAAATTCAAATATCTTTTAAAGATGATAAAATTAGTTTAAAAGAAAGCTTTAATAAAAATATGGTTATCGAAATAAAAGATCACAAAGCAAGAATTTTAGAATCTGATTGCCCTTTGCAAATATGTGTCCGAACGGGCTGGATATCTGAGTGTAATGATGCAGCAGTATGCATACCAAACAAAGTTGCAATAATAATAGAATGTGAAAAGCCAAAATATGACGCAATATCAAAATAA
- a CDS encoding FAD:protein FMN transferase, with translation MGTIVNITVPAKNENLIEKTYKLIQNKESEIKSFYENINSAKPFQKIKINSEIKSLLKDSIYFSNISNGKFDITIYTITSLYGFPEGPFKQPAYEKIRDALTKIGISHIHMENETIFKDNDILIDMGAYAKGYIVDKAVELLKNNGVKNAIVDAGGDLFALGDKNGKKWKIAIKHPDKPDSFLSIVSIANKAVVTSGNYERFFITKDGKRIIHIFDATTGKTANNYKSISVIADNTEIADALSTVYFLLPIEKIKKLCEKLNTPVLVYTLDNKLIKLCSWESYEN, from the coding sequence TTGGGAACTATAGTTAATATAACTGTCCCTGCTAAAAATGAAAATTTAATCGAAAAAACTTATAAATTAATCCAAAATAAAGAATCTGAAATTAAGTCATTCTACGAAAACATAAACAGTGCAAAACCTTTTCAAAAAATAAAAATTAATAGTGAAATAAAATCTTTGTTAAAAGACTCAATTTATTTTTCAAACATTTCAAACGGTAAGTTTGATATAACAATTTATACAATTACTTCACTTTACGGTTTTCCAGAAGGCCCATTTAAACAACCTGCATATGAAAAAATAAGAGACGCATTAACAAAAATTGGCATATCACATATTCATATGGAAAATGAGACAATTTTTAAAGATAACGACATATTAATAGATATGGGAGCATATGCAAAAGGTTATATTGTAGACAAAGCAGTGGAACTACTAAAAAATAATGGAGTAAAAAACGCAATTGTAGATGCAGGGGGTGATCTTTTCGCATTGGGTGATAAAAATGGTAAAAAATGGAAGATTGCAATCAAACACCCTGATAAACCAGATAGTTTTTTAAGCATAGTATCAATAGCAAATAAAGCGGTGGTCACAAGTGGTAATTACGAAAGATTTTTTATTACAAAAGATGGGAAACGGATAATTCATATCTTCGATGCGACAACTGGTAAAACAGCGAACAACTATAAAAGTATTTCCGTCATTGCTGACAATACAGAAATAGCTGACGCACTAAGTACAGTATATTTTCTTTTACCAATCGAAAAAATAAAAAAATTATGTGAAAAACTCAATACACCTGTTTTAGTTTACACATTAGACAACAAACTTATCAAGCTCTGCTCCTGGGAATCTTATGAAAATTAA
- the amrS gene encoding AmmeMemoRadiSam system radical SAM enzyme: MIKEALFYEKKDDLTVKCNICPNNCLLKPGGKGICKIRENIDGKLYLTSYNEVTSIALDPIEKKPLYHFYPGSSILSIGTNGCNLQCPFCQNWQISTQITYREEISIEQLYQIAIERGSIGIAYTYNEPTIWYEFVLDCSKYFHSKGLKNILVTNGYINEEPLTHLLPYIDAVNVDLKGFTQEFYKWVKGNLDTVKRSIEIYFNNNVHTEITNLVIPNKNDDFVIFEEMCKWISSLSPDIPLHISRYFPNYKLNELPTDLNTLKNCYKIAKKYLNFLYVGNAIIDNTTNSYCPHCNYLLVERTFYSIKSNIKEPKCPNCQNPLYFVL, from the coding sequence ATGATTAAAGAAGCCCTTTTTTATGAAAAAAAAGATGATTTAACTGTCAAATGTAATATCTGTCCAAATAACTGTTTATTAAAACCAGGTGGAAAAGGTATTTGTAAAATCAGAGAAAATATTGATGGAAAACTTTATCTGACATCATACAATGAGGTTACATCAATAGCTCTAGACCCAATAGAAAAAAAACCTCTTTATCACTTTTATCCAGGAAGCTCAATTTTATCTATTGGAACTAATGGATGTAATCTGCAGTGTCCATTCTGTCAAAACTGGCAAATATCTACACAGATAACTTACAGAGAGGAAATATCTATTGAACAGCTTTATCAAATTGCAATAGAAAGGGGTTCCATTGGGATTGCTTATACCTATAACGAACCTACAATATGGTATGAATTTGTATTAGACTGCTCTAAATATTTTCATTCAAAAGGGTTAAAAAATATTCTAGTAACAAATGGGTATATAAATGAAGAACCTTTAACGCATTTACTTCCATACATAGATGCCGTAAACGTTGATTTAAAAGGGTTTACTCAGGAATTCTACAAATGGGTCAAAGGTAATCTTGATACAGTAAAAAGAAGTATTGAAATTTATTTTAATAATAATGTTCATACTGAAATTACAAATCTTGTAATCCCTAATAAAAACGATGATTTTGTTATATTTGAAGAAATGTGCAAATGGATATCTTCTTTAAGCCCTGATATACCATTACACATTTCTAGATATTTCCCTAATTACAAATTAAATGAGCTACCAACCGATTTAAACACACTTAAAAACTGTTACAAGATAGCTAAAAAATATTTAAATTTTTTATATGTTGGTAACGCTATAATAGATAATACAACAAACAGTTACTGCCCACATTGTAACTATTTATTAGTTGAAAGGACTTTTTATAGCATTAAATCTAATATAAAAGAGCCAAAATGTCCAAATTGCCAAAATCCATTATATTTTGTTTTATAA
- a CDS encoding polyprenyl synthetase family protein, whose protein sequence is MRCYKLGITSINEVFELLKDDIKSVEDELLKNLDSEVQMVNEVASYVFKSGGKRLRPVFLILSSKLSGYEGNRSIVISGVVEYIHTATLLHDDVIDGAMYRRGKKAANRVFGNDITVLCGDFLYSRAFVNLVKDGDPEVQMILANAAKTMSEGEVFQLVKTANFDLTMEDYLKIIFSKTAILFSSCCEIGAVLSKSDKDKRENLREYGRLIGLAFQMSDDILDYLGDENKTGKKPGTDLKEGKMTLPLLLLRDLIDDKEKKNLKEIILKEDPSEDDLIYIIGLMKKHNIKEKAEQFVDSYIEKAKEKLQIFPNSTYKEALIYLSEYVIKRDR, encoded by the coding sequence ATGAGGTGTTACAAATTGGGTATAACCAGCATAAATGAAGTTTTTGAACTTTTGAAAGATGACATAAAATCAGTAGAAGATGAACTTCTTAAAAACTTAGATTCTGAAGTTCAAATGGTAAACGAAGTGGCATCTTACGTTTTTAAAAGTGGTGGGAAAAGGCTTAGACCTGTATTCTTAATACTATCTTCAAAACTATCAGGTTATGAAGGTAACCGCTCTATTGTAATAAGTGGTGTTGTAGAATATATACATACGGCCACATTACTTCATGATGATGTTATAGATGGAGCTATGTATAGGAGAGGCAAAAAAGCCGCTAATAGAGTTTTTGGAAACGATATCACTGTATTGTGTGGGGACTTTCTTTATTCTAGAGCTTTTGTAAACCTTGTCAAAGATGGTGATCCAGAAGTCCAGATGATATTGGCAAACGCTGCAAAAACTATGAGTGAAGGGGAAGTCTTTCAACTTGTAAAAACAGCAAATTTTGATCTTACTATGGAAGATTACCTTAAAATTATATTCAGTAAAACTGCTATACTTTTTTCAAGTTGCTGCGAAATTGGTGCTGTATTGTCAAAATCAGACAAAGATAAAAGAGAAAATTTAAGGGAGTACGGACGACTTATCGGTTTAGCTTTCCAGATGAGTGATGATATCTTAGATTATTTAGGTGATGAAAACAAAACAGGTAAAAAACCGGGTACTGATTTAAAAGAAGGGAAAATGACTTTACCATTGCTTCTATTAAGAGATCTTATTGATGATAAAGAGAAGAAAAATTTAAAAGAGATTATTTTGAAAGAAGATCCATCTGAAGATGATTTAATATACATTATTGGTTTGATGAAAAAACATAATATAAAAGAGAAAGCTGAACAGTTTGTGGATTCATATATCGAAAAAGCAAAAGAAAAACTTCAAATCTTTCCAAACTCAACTTATAAAGAAGCATTAATATATCTTAGTGAATATGTCATAAAAAGGGACAGATGA
- a CDS encoding RidA family protein produces the protein MKFINTTKAPKAIGPYSQAVLVGNMLFISGQIPIDPETNELFEGNIEDKTDLVLNNLKNIIEEAGFTISDVAKVTIYLKDMINFTKVNEVYSGFFGEHRPARAVVEVSNLPKNVDIEIDAICVKEGD, from the coding sequence ATGAAGTTTATTAATACTACTAAAGCACCAAAAGCTATTGGCCCTTATTCGCAAGCAGTTTTAGTTGGTAATATGTTATTTATTTCTGGACAGATACCAATTGATCCTGAGACTAATGAATTGTTTGAAGGTAACATAGAAGATAAAACTGATTTGGTATTAAACAATTTAAAAAATATTATAGAAGAGGCAGGCTTTACCATTAGTGATGTGGCTAAGGTTACAATATACTTAAAAGATATGATTAATTTTACTAAAGTAAATGAAGTATACTCAGGGTTTTTCGGTGAGCATAGGCCAGCCAGAGCTGTTGTCGAGGTTTCAAATTTACCTAAAAATGTTGATATAGAAATTGATGCAATTTGTGTTAAAGAGGGTGATTAA
- a CDS encoding NAD(P)-dependent oxidoreductase, with translation MKLGFIGFGKLGSAMVENLLKHDIKVVGWNRTKEKMDTFEQVIKKDLPFKIWEEGVDVVVLNLFDSKSVKEVLFGENGLINDQVKNKIIIDTTTNHYEEVLEISDRVIESGNEYIEAPVIGSVVPAKNGSLVVLAGCKKVLFDKYEHILSLFGNKIFHFEEYGVATKFKLINNMVLGSFMAVLKEAINMAEAIGLDRNTAINLLENGAGDSLVLRGKKSKVLNRDYTAHFDVKTLLKDLDYYYEMAKENNYPTIISSMIKEIYRALEKNNLGDKDFSSIVDELY, from the coding sequence ATGAAACTTGGCTTTATTGGTTTTGGAAAATTAGGTTCTGCGATGGTAGAAAACTTGTTAAAACATGATATAAAGGTTGTTGGGTGGAACAGAACTAAAGAAAAAATGGATACTTTTGAACAGGTCATTAAGAAAGATCTACCTTTTAAGATTTGGGAAGAAGGGGTTGATGTTGTTGTATTAAATCTGTTTGATAGCAAATCAGTAAAAGAGGTTCTTTTTGGTGAAAATGGCCTAATCAATGACCAAGTAAAAAATAAAATTATAATTGATACAACAACTAATCATTATGAAGAGGTATTGGAAATATCTGACAGAGTGATTGAGAGTGGGAATGAATATATTGAAGCCCCTGTAATAGGGAGTGTAGTGCCAGCAAAAAATGGTTCCTTAGTTGTATTAGCAGGATGTAAAAAGGTTTTGTTTGATAAATATGAGCATATCCTTTCCCTTTTTGGCAATAAGATTTTTCATTTTGAAGAATATGGGGTAGCGACAAAGTTTAAATTGATTAACAATATGGTGCTTGGTAGTTTTATGGCTGTTCTAAAAGAAGCTATAAATATGGCTGAGGCAATAGGTTTGGATAGAAATACTGCTATTAATCTCCTTGAGAATGGGGCAGGGGATAGTCTTGTTTTAAGGGGTAAAAAGAGTAAAGTGCTGAATAGAGATTATACAGCTCATTTTGATGTGAAAACATTACTTAAAGATCTTGACTATTATTATGAAATGGCAAAGGAAAATAATTATCCTACAATAATTTCATCTATGATAAAGGAAATTTATAGAGCTTTAGAAAAAAATAATTTAGGTGATAAAGATTTTTCTTCGATTGTTGATGAACTATATTGA
- a CDS encoding LVIVD repeat-containing protein produces the protein MRIFKISLVLLVIIFFISCSGGSGSSTSKSNKSIYGTAQLGNLANANVTIYRIEDDGTFTLLFTEKTSDGTALDEIGKFNLHVESLNDSDYYLFKVVGGKDWDANDDGLLDDNYTLNNGVIRLIAKGSDIKESADNLRVTYVSEIVYEKVIREIKYNFDKNKFQTLLNIAVAKVLQSDITDDGVLDCQDMLYYNPVLHRNKLMDNYMIRRDEIINIIHQGKIPALMLSPVLGIYSTNSYIRGIKISSDETKAYVTDRNYGLKILDVSDPSDPKLLSSFSTPDSALDISLSSDGSKAYVVDEDNGLVILDVSDPYNPTKLSSFNTTGQAQGITLSSDGTKAYVADGTNGLVIIDVSNPSDPNLLGSFDTGGDTRAAIPSSDGSKIYIADGGNGLTILDLSDLNHITLLGRYNTVGYANSVTLSDDGTKVYVADGNGGLVIIDVRDHNNPKKIGSYNTEGYARAVSLSRDETKAYVSVGGVGLEILDVNDLSNIKLIGSYYTSDTSYGLILSHDENKAFVANGSRGMMILDVSDPKNLVFPSSYDTDEYAEDVTLSNDGTIAYVADGDDGLLIIDVSNFNNLVLLGSFDTTGYAQDVILSKDGNKAYVADGDNGLLIIDVSAHSAPTLLNSYVTAGYAYGIILSNDGTKAYVADGVNGLLIFDVEDSSNITLLGSYDTAGNAYSVILSSDGTRAYVADGDGGLVILDVSDPSRPNLLNIYDTIGSIRSVTLSNNENKAYVSVKNHGVEILNVSNPMDITLLSTYSTEGYIHDLSLSIDDTIAYFVDGASVVMLDVSDSSNPTLLGKYNTSGYSYSLILSNDGTKAYVADGADGLVIIDLELFK, from the coding sequence ATGAGAATATTTAAAATTTCTTTAGTTTTACTAGTAATAATATTTTTTATCTCATGTAGTGGTGGGTCTGGAAGTTCAACTTCTAAATCAAATAAATCTATTTATGGCACTGCACAATTGGGAAATTTAGCAAATGCTAATGTAACAATTTATAGAATAGAAGATGATGGCACTTTTACCCTTTTATTTACTGAGAAAACCAGTGATGGTACTGCACTTGATGAAATAGGAAAGTTTAATCTACACGTAGAATCTCTTAATGATTCAGATTATTACCTATTTAAAGTTGTAGGTGGTAAAGATTGGGATGCAAATGATGATGGGTTATTAGATGATAACTATACTTTGAACAACGGTGTTATAAGACTTATTGCGAAAGGTAGTGATATTAAAGAATCCGCTGATAATCTTAGAGTCACTTATGTGTCTGAAATTGTATATGAAAAGGTTATTCGAGAAATAAAATACAATTTTGATAAAAATAAATTTCAAACATTGTTAAATATAGCAGTAGCTAAAGTGCTTCAAAGTGATATAACTGATGATGGAGTTTTAGATTGTCAGGATATGTTATATTATAATCCAGTATTACATAGGAATAAACTTATGGATAATTATATGATTAGAAGAGATGAGATAATAAATATTATCCACCAGGGGAAAATACCAGCTTTAATGCTATCTCCAGTGCTCGGTATATATAGTACAAACAGTTATATTAGAGGTATAAAAATATCGAGTGATGAGACTAAGGCATATGTTACTGACAGGAATTATGGTTTAAAGATATTGGATGTTAGTGATCCTAGTGATCCAAAGTTACTTAGCAGTTTCTCTACACCAGATTCGGCTCTGGATATTTCTCTATCAAGTGATGGGTCCAAAGCATATGTTGTTGATGAGGATAATGGTTTGGTGATATTAGATGTGAGTGATCCTTATAATCCAACTAAACTTAGTAGTTTTAATACAACGGGTCAGGCACAAGGTATAACATTGTCTAGTGATGGTACCAAGGCATATGTAGCTGATGGAACCAATGGTTTAGTAATAATAGATGTTAGTAATCCTAGTGATCCAAACTTACTTGGCAGTTTTGATACCGGAGGTGATACTAGAGCTGCAATTCCATCGAGTGATGGTTCCAAGATATATATAGCTGATGGAGGTAATGGTTTGACGATACTAGACTTGAGTGATTTAAATCATATAACGTTGCTTGGCAGATATAATACAGTTGGTTATGCTAACAGTGTAACTTTATCAGATGATGGAACTAAGGTATATGTAGCTGATGGAAATGGAGGTTTGGTGATAATAGATGTGAGAGATCATAATAATCCAAAAAAAATTGGTAGTTACAATACTGAAGGTTACGCTCGAGCAGTAAGTCTATCAAGAGATGAAACCAAAGCATATGTATCTGTTGGAGGTGTTGGATTGGAGATATTAGATGTGAATGATTTGAGTAATATAAAATTAATTGGCAGTTATTATACAAGTGATACATCATACGGATTAATTCTATCACACGATGAAAATAAAGCGTTTGTGGCTAATGGAAGTCGTGGAATGATGATACTAGATGTTAGTGATCCCAAAAACTTAGTTTTTCCTAGTAGTTATGATACAGATGAGTACGCTGAAGACGTAACTCTATCAAATGATGGGACCATAGCATATGTGGCAGATGGAGATGATGGTTTGTTAATAATAGATGTAAGCAATTTTAATAATTTGGTTTTGCTTGGTAGTTTTGATACAACTGGTTATGCTCAAGATGTAATTTTATCAAAAGATGGAAATAAAGCATATGTGGCAGATGGAGATAATGGTTTGTTGATAATAGATGTGAGTGCTCATAGTGCTCCAACCTTGCTTAACAGTTATGTAACAGCTGGCTATGCATATGGTATAATTTTATCGAATGATGGAACGAAAGCATATGTAGCCGATGGAGTTAATGGTTTATTAATATTTGATGTGGAAGATTCGAGTAATATAACGTTGCTTGGTAGTTATGATACAGCTGGTAATGCTTACAGTGTAATCTTATCAAGTGATGGGACAAGAGCATATGTAGCTGATGGAGATGGTGGTTTAGTCATATTAGATGTTAGTGATCCCAGCCGTCCAAATTTGCTTAATATTTATGATACAATAGGAAGTATAAGAAGTGTAACCCTATCAAACAATGAAAATAAAGCATATGTCTCTGTAAAGAATCATGGAGTAGAAATATTAAATGTGAGTAATCCCATGGATATAACACTGCTTAGTACATATTCTACTGAGGGTTATATTCATGATTTATCTCTATCAATTGATGATACTATAGCATATTTTGTGGATGGGGCTTCTGTTGTAATGTTAGATGTTAGTGATTCTAGTAATCCAACTTTACTTGGTAAATATAATACATCTGGTTATTCTTATTCTTTAATCTTATCAAATGATGGAACTAAGGCATATGTAGCTGATGGAGCTGATGGTTTAGTGATAATAGATTTAGAACTTTTTAAATAA
- a CDS encoding branched-chain amino acid ABC transporter substrate-binding protein: MKRLLLALFVVLAMVSFSFAAGTIKIGVQAPITGKFASEGQGIDNAVRLWVEQVNAKGGLLGKKIEVITCDDEGTAVKAAICARELVNKGVIAVIGSYTSTATEAAQATYFRAGVLQTSDGTSDTLVKHGYWTFFRNSSPNSAEGKFTAEFFMKFKKYKRIATISDYSTFSVDLEKAVYENTKKLGGNIVYRGKIKSGDQNFTPILTKIKSYNPDVIYFSGYYTDGGLIRAQMKQLGIKADFVGGDSNDNREFVKLAGSAAAGAYIINVPLPEYLPYDIAKKFLADYRAKYHEDPPSIWTLFNVDGLRAILHAIEVLKTTDTKKIADYLHNELKDFPGITGPITWDKNGERITSAYMAYEIQPNGDYKIVYPTK, encoded by the coding sequence ATGAAACGACTGTTGTTGGCATTGTTTGTTGTATTAGCTATGGTTTCTTTTTCTTTTGCCGCAGGAACAATTAAGATTGGGGTTCAAGCTCCAATTACTGGGAAGTTTGCAAGTGAAGGGCAGGGGATTGATAATGCAGTAAGACTCTGGGTAGAGCAGGTAAATGCAAAAGGTGGTCTTTTAGGTAAAAAAATTGAAGTTATTACTTGCGATGACGAAGGTACAGCTGTTAAAGCAGCAATCTGTGCAAGAGAGCTTGTTAATAAAGGTGTTATAGCTGTAATAGGTTCTTACACATCTACTGCAACAGAAGCTGCTCAAGCAACATATTTTAGAGCTGGTGTTTTGCAAACTAGTGATGGAACCAGTGATACTCTTGTAAAACATGGATATTGGACATTTTTCAGAAATTCTTCACCAAACAGTGCAGAAGGTAAATTTACAGCAGAATTCTTTATGAAATTTAAAAAATATAAAAGAATAGCTACAATTTCAGATTATTCTACATTTTCTGTAGACCTTGAAAAAGCTGTTTATGAAAACACTAAAAAACTTGGTGGAAATATAGTTTACAGAGGAAAAATTAAATCAGGTGATCAGAACTTTACACCTATTTTAACAAAAATTAAATCATACAATCCTGATGTTATCTATTTCAGCGGTTATTATACTGATGGTGGTTTGATAAGAGCACAAATGAAACAGCTTGGTATTAAAGCAGATTTCGTAGGTGGGGACTCAAATGACAATAGAGAGTTTGTAAAACTTGCTGGATCTGCTGCAGCTGGTGCTTATATCATAAATGTTCCATTGCCAGAGTACTTGCCATACGATATTGCTAAAAAATTCTTAGCTGATTATAGAGCAAAATATCATGAAGATCCTCCAAGCATTTGGACACTTTTCAATGTTGATGGATTAAGAGCAATACTTCATGCTATTGAAGTTTTAAAAACTACTGATACTAAGAAAATTGCTGATTATCTCCATAATGAACTAAAAGATTTTCCTGGTATTACAGGTCCAATTACTTGGGATAAAAATGGTGAAAGAATAACAAGTGCTTATATGGCTTATGAAATTCAGCCAAATGGTGATTATAAAATAGTTTATCCTACAAAATAA